The Arachis ipaensis cultivar K30076 chromosome B03, Araip1.1, whole genome shotgun sequence region TTCAGATGATTATAACTTTAATAATGCTCCTATTATCATGGTTTCCCAATTGTTCCCCTTAACATATGTATTTTCCTGAAGGAAATTTTTCAGAAGATCAACCTCTTTTATTGTGCTTTACTTTCCTTTGTCACCTGCACGTTCTCTTTATCAAAGGCGTTATGAATTTCTATGATTAGAAGCTTTTTTGAAGGTTTGATTTTTCATTTGTTGTCATTTATGCTTTGGAAACATGTTCTGTTCAGCAGTAATTAAGTATtcatccatctttgatttttttttattgttttgtgtAATAGCATTCAGCCCTCTTTGCTTTGTAATAGTGCTTTACGCAACCTTAATAAACAAGTCTAAGAAAATGGAATTAGGTTTATACAAGACATAAAAATCTGTTGTCAACAGTTAAATGTCAAATAAGTAATCTAGAGTCAATGTTCTTTTGTATTATACCTTCAAATCTATAGATTCAAGACTTCAAGTCAATGATCAGAATACTATGTAAAACGTGTAATGCGAGTCCTTTTCTTTTATGCTAATGTTGCTGGTGATGTCATTATNNNNNNNNNNNNNNNNNNNNNNNNNNNNNNNNNNNNNNNNNNNNNNTCATTAtactttttattgaattttttataataaattttttaattaataattttaacttGTATCATTAGAACACGTGTTAGCTAAATCCAAAACTTTATTATTGCCTCTTGTGTTTATTTGTATCTATTTTAATACTATTCAAGCCATAGTTACAATAAATACTTATATTAATTAATAGTGTAATATATGGATTTTCCCTTGCTAAGTTGACACCTTTTTCAATAAAGTGCATTTTCCCCTTGCTAAGttgacagaaaattaaattaaaatttaaaaaagtggATTTACAATACATAAAGCAGTAAAGGAGGATTGTACTTTTTTTTATGGAATTTAAACCGCAATGTCAATCAACATTTTTAAGATTTGGTTATAAATGATTCGaatgttcattttttttttaaatctttaccTCTACAATTCTTTTTTATCATTTAACTCATTAATACCACATTTGTTTGCTTCAATGTATTTATTTTGATACTGAAATATGAAACATCTGctaattttacaaaaaaaaatggaTAATCACCATATGTCATAAGATTTTGCACTTCTTTAAAAGAAAAGACAATAAAGATTATATGTTTCTTTCACAAAATACGCtgcaagagaaaaagaaaagaaatgttcTAAGTTCATTTTTCTTTGAATGCGACAATAAAAATGTGTACAAAAAAAAacattaataacaacaatcatacatgatattttttttaaaaaaatctgttAAAAATATTGAGTTATATTTTCAGAACTCATCATCACACCATCATCACTTCTTGCCTTAGGCATGTTATTGATTTTAACCATATAATTTTGATTTTGTTAGGTAATCATATCTAATTGATAcccaaaaataatttattttaaacatGGACAGCCTATTCTATCACGCAACCATTGAATTGATACCaactcatcaatcatcaaattgTTTCTTTTGTAGAATAACCATTCTCGACTGGTaccatatttatttttttatgggaCAATCATATCCAACTGGTACCCGTAAATAGCCTATTCTATCAGGTACCCATAATCGACTGGTACCCATCTTGTTTTTCAATTCTTTATGGGCAACCAAACCCAACTAGTACCCATCTTATTTGTTCAATTTCTTGTGGGACAACCATACCTGATTGGTACACATCTTGTTTTTTCTTCCCTTGTGGAGTGACCATATCCAATTGGTATCTACTGTCGTTTTGGGACAACTGAATTCAAACAGTACCTATTGTTTTTTTATTCGAAGGTTATCTTGCTACTGCCCATCTTGCTTAACAGTTTTTATCACATCGCGTTTTATCTTCATTATGAGGCAACTATATTTAGAAAGTACTATTACGTGGGGCAATCGCATTAAATCGATACCCATTGCATTTTATTATCTAATCAtacatattaattttatatatcatGGGATAACTGTACCGATCCGGTTCCCATTATATTtcacttttaaaaattttcagtcatctgttatatatttatatttctttCAAACTGCACCAGGACAGTACCAATCATGTATTTTTAATAGTACTCAATACGTTCTTCAAGAACAAATTTAGATAAACTTCTTtgcctttttaatttttataaataaaaatgtaaaagAGGGAAtctattaaattatcaattatagATTCACATTAGTTAGTATATGTGAGTTATACACATGTTTTCAACAAATTCAAGAATAAAAAGAGAGAATTCGATGAAATAATTGTTGTTCAAGATGTTCAAGGAATGTGGAGCTTGTATGAAGCTGCACAATTAAGGGTTCATGGAGAAGATATATTAGAGGAAGCACATGAATTCACATACAATAAACTTAAGTCCATTATCAATCAATTGAGTCCATCTCTTGCTGACCAAATCAATCAAAGCTTAGGGTTGCCTCTTCACAAGACATTTTCAAGGATACGAGCAAGGTCATATATGTCATTTTACAAAGAAAATCCTTCCCATGACAAAGTTCTTCTCGCTCTTGCGAAATTAGATTTCAATATGCTACAAAGTCTACATCAAAAAGAAATTGGTAATATCACCAGGTAAATCGTGTTATCACTCACAAGTTTATTGAAATAAAAGAAGaagtatttttagtttttatttataaaatgtacTAATGCTCGATACATTTGGATAGAGCTTCGTTAAAACCTTTCACAGAAAAcccaaagggaaaaaaaaaaacaaaagaggaaATACAAGCCAAAATTAACTAAAGCACATGTTCTAAAAACAGAACATAAAGATTCAACATCTAGGTGCATTTTATTTGTATATTGACTTGTATTGGTATTATTATTTCATTCATCAGGTGGTGCAAAAATGCAGGTTTTGCGACAAAGGTTACTTATGCTAGAGATAGGGTGGTTGAGTTATTCTTCTGGGTAGTATGCATATCCTCTGAGTCAAAATATAGTACATGGAGATTGATATTAGGCAAATTGCTTGAATGTATATGTCTTCTTGATGATACTTATGATGTCTTTGGCACATTTGAAGAGCTTCAACTCTTGACTGAGGCAATCAAAAGGTTCATTTGATCTCTATTCTCTTTAACCACCAATTTTGTATTATTTATCTcaatttgaaaatgaaaacaaatatatatattaagaTTAGCCAATCTCATTATTAATTATTTCACACAAACataaagtttatttatttattttctatttgcaTCAGATGGGATATTAATTACATTGCTTCTCTACCAGAGTGCTTCACAGTGGTTTTTAATGCATTTGTAGAAGAATTATTTGTTGATATAGTGTCACTTACTACAGAGAGTGGAAGATCAAGCTTGGTGTTGGAAAATGTTAAACAAGCTGTAGGCTCTACTTAATTAtttcattaatttaaataattacatattattattattattattattattattattattattattatctcaaaaaataaaaaaccataaaaatcacaaaagtaattttatttcttttacatcaatatctaataaaaaaataagaaaagaaaaacataagCAACATTAGAGATAAGATCTTTTCTAAGAAGAAGCGGACGCAAACAGATCTTAAAAATATAAACTGAAGCATGTACAAAAGATTTTTTAGTTTGTGTTGATTGAACTATATTTTAATTTCTctataaatatcaaaataaacctgtattaaaaaaaagagataagagaaaagaacttgaaaaaaataataatgcaaaAAGAGTtcttaaaaaattagaaaagtacaaaaaaacaaaagaaaaaaagagaggagGCTGAGAAAacttatataaaaaaaagttataaaaaatcTAGAGAAATCAttttgtaaaaattttaaaaatgatattttaaaattttaatgcatgcaaaaaaaaaagaagagacctataaatttgaatccaagaaaaagagaataaataaaaaaaattcataaaaaaaggaGAATTCAGAAACCGAGAATTCAGAAACCATCATCAACTAAATTTTGGtatattatttagtatttatttatatttatttatttaaataaaagataCTTATATTGTTTATCAAAAAGATAATAATAACAAAAGAGAAGACATTCACTTAtctaaaaatattcttaaaattCTGCCTCTATTTGCTATTACAATGCTGTGTGTGTTAGAAGatgtgtttcttttttctttgttctaTAACAAGTGTTCTTAATCTTTTTTATCTGtcttttttatttatgaaaatatataaaatataaaattttacgaAAATGCAAATTCTTTCACATTTTGATTGCTGACGGGTaagttcaaaattaaaattaaagtctaGAGTTTAGTATAGTGCTTAAAATTCAATTTTGGAGACCAATAGATCATAATATAATACAATTAAAACTTATGACTATTTTAGTGTACAGATTCAATTTTAGAGATTATCTTaaggatttaaaaattaaactaaaggtaaagtattaaattggtcctaTATGTTTAGGCGTAATCATGTTTTAGTCTTTAAGATTTAAAGTGtcttatttgaatccaaaaaagtttcatttagcttcaatttagtcccaccggaggtcaaagataaataattaacgaaatgtcttacatgacagcagtataagaacaaggtcgataatatGGAGAATAAGTACAAGTTCCAGAAGAACAAAATCAACCgtagatgcatcaatacatttattgatcatttttcttataattaaaatgaaatattttgtataaaactaagaaaaatgttaaatacatgcattgatgcatccacggttgattttgtgcctctagagcttgtacttattctccaaATTATCAATTTTGTTCTTATACTGCggtcatgtaggacatttcgttaattatttatctttgacctcacggtgggactaaattgaagctaaataaaacttttttggattcaaataggacactttaaaccttaaggaccaaaacagaattacgcccaaacgtaCGGGACTGATTTAGTACTTTACTCTTAAATTAGTTATCAAATATAAATTCACTCAAATAACTAAATAGAGTcttatcttatttattttattcgagtattttttttattcaaataaaaaataaagtcaCGAAAAGAATGCAAGAGAAAAATTTTGACGCACTATTAGTAGCCATTTTGTTACAATCAATTTGTGTTTTCTTGTTTTCTTGAAAGAATATGAATAATCAAGCCTACTGATCCGTCTATTTATAGGCTCTTGGAAAAAAATTAACCCAATATGATATTGTTATTATAATGACAATAATAAATTAGATTTTGCTAAGATAATTAAATGCCGCTATCTCacattatttgaaaaaaaaaattaaattttttattttgatttacatATTTAGAttgcatttttttaattaaatatattatttctaaaaacaatttattaaataaattgatttagttaaaaaagaagaaatacTACTCACATTATAATgatttttttacaattttatccttaatttttataaatttggtTCCTTTTACTATAAACAAATTCTTATGCTAAAAATTCTGTCTTGATTTTtacaaattcaataattttttttattgtgagTGGATTTTCTATCACTCTTACTGTTGATAAATCTTTTTTTATCTATTCATAAATATTTTGTTGATTTGAtgaatatattaatttttttttatcaaacaacAAATCAATggacttttctctctctctctatatatataaacctaatatgatatttttattatgaTGACAATAATATTTTGGGTCTTGTTAAGGTACTTAAATGTTGGTATTTTATATTATTGGCAGAATTTTTTAcctaatattataaaataataaagttAAAATAGTTCTTATCTTTGAAAAAATATAAATGTTTCTTCTtttgatttaaatatttaaatttcaatctctttaattaatatattacttCTAAAAACAACTTATTAAATAAATTGATTTgacaatatatgtatatattgttgATCCACTACAAGAGAAATGAGATTTAGCAGCGGAAAATTGTCGGCATTTTTCCAAAACACTGCAAATCGATTGAGTTGCTGGGTTTTTGTTGCGTAATCAGATTCCATTCCAATTTATCCGATTTGGTGGCTGTTTTGGGCCCAACCGCAGTAAATAATCTTGGGGAGGGGGGAAGGAGCGGGATTTGTTTCATTAAAATACCCTAACCAGAATATTTCAGCTCCATTTACCTTCACCCTTTTTGCGCGAACCACAGCAGAGCAAAGGTGACAATCACTGGTCTCCTTCTCCTGCCGTCGTGACTCTTTCCTCCGTCAATTTCAAGCGCCACGTCCGTGTCATCGTTCTTCCCCGTTACTGGTCTCCTCCCGCTGTCGTGTAGCTCCTGCGGGCGAAAGTAAAGTGAAAGGGGTCGTCCAAGTCTTCTCCTTCCTTCGTGCATGTCCGTGACATCGTCGATGGCCGCCCCAACTATTCGTTCCGGTGTCGTCGTCggcagcctttttctttgtcctaTTTTTTGAAGTGCTGGTTTTACATAACATATTTATAAgatattttatttaacttattttattGAGCTAAATAATTGTAgttaatttattatataaattatttagtttaattaattcaaatataTATGTGATCATTTAgacagaaataaataaattagaagTGTTGTTTCACTTTAATTAGCATTTTGTGATGAAGACGCCTATAAAACGTCAATATGCATTTATTCTATTAATTAATCAATTTCTTGAGTTTAGTCTCATGGAAAAAACAATCCTAAAGCTGTTATAATTAATCCAATAAATTTGATGCtgcagatttttttttaatatatttatttgtaAATTTAAAATCTTGATGTCATCTATTTAATTCTTCATTTTAAATGCATTTGTTTCATTTTTATATGGAAAGAGTTATTTGGAAGTAGTTGATTGGTGTAGTAACTTAATAGTATCTAATAATTTATTAAGATGATTTAATTTTGTGGTGGTCTGATTAGAGACTGTCAAGGCAAAATAATTGCAGAGTTCATGATGAATTTGAGGAATTGCTCTATCACCTTGGCTGAATTATGAGGCTTGTACGCAGGGATTAAGCTGGCTTGTGAGCTAGGCATTGGGAAGCTCCTGGTTGAGACGGACTTCCTCTGTGCTTCCAATTTTGTTCAGAACATGGCTCTCTCTAAAACTGCAGGAACCTCCCTATTGCGTGCCATCAAGCTGCTTCTTGCTCATCCATGGGATGTTTGTGTCTCCCATGTTTacagaaaaagaaatttttgtgCGGATCTGTTGGCTAAGAAGGCTCACCTCTTTCAGATTGGATTTATGTATTTCTCTTCTCCTCCGACGTTTCTCTCTGCTGTGCTTATGGCAGATGCATCTGGGGTTAAATTTGCTAGAATGATTTCTTTGTAATTTCCCTGTTTCTTGGGCTTTATGCCCTTTgctcatcaaaaaaaaaaaaataattttattttattatcagtGAAAGAATTTTGTACCGTCATTCAATCATGCATATCTATTTAATAGAAATGTTTGGCTGCGCTCTATTAAAGTATTAATATTTATCTCAAAAGGAGAAGGATTAGTGAATATGATTTGTCCATAGTACAAATGCATCGGATTTAATCTCTTGTATTTCTAGTTCATTTATGTTATGTGTTTAgctttttttgaaattaattttgttaggtagataataatttttgtaaataatatgaataataaactttaaaattgtctcaataaagtaaaaaaatattctaCCCAAAATTAATTCTTAAATCTTTATATTAGGATAACTATTTGCATACCTAGTAAATTAAATATACAGTCATTGTTAATTGTGCATGAGTAAACCGAATCAAaagaaataattatttaattaaaaataatgaacataatcatcTGTATACTTATTGAATTGAACATCTTTACATattcattattcacattatttaatattctcattgtctatttatatttttatttttttgaaaattgtaggTGAGGTTATGTCATGCAAAAGGTAGACAAGACGTTTTGACCATGAAGAAGTTAAAAAGGTCAAAAATGCTTAGCCATGGACAGGTATTGCAATAAAGAAGTGAAATTTGTAAATTATTTTCTACTTTCAGTCTTAAGATCGTATCATTTGTAAATTATTAGGTTTGAAGTAAAGGTTCTCAAAACTTAATAAATATTTTGTTGAAAGCTCTCAGTAAAGAGTGAGCGTGATCTTGTTATTAAAAGCTATATAGATAAAAAATTGTTATACTTCATGGCAGGAAATCAGGANNNNNNNNNNNNNNNNNNNNNNNNNNNNNNNNNNNNNNNNNNNNNNNNNNNNNNNNNNNNNNNNNNNNNNNNNNNNNNNNNNNNNNNNNNNNNNNNNNNNNNNNNNNNNNNNNNNNNNNNNNNNNNNNNNNNNNNNNNNNNNNNNNNNNNNNNNNNNNNNNNNNNNNNNNNNNNNNNNNNNNNNNNNNNNNNNNNNNNNNNNNNNNNNNNNNNNNNNNNNNNNNNNNNNNNNNNNNNNNNNNNNNNNNNNNNNNNNNNNNNNNNNNNNNNNNNNNNNNNNNNNNNNNNNNNNNNNNNNNNNNNNNNNNNNNNNNNNNNNNNNNNNNNNNNNNNNNNNNNNNNNNNNNNNNNNNNNNNNNNNNNNNNNNNNNNNNNNNNNNNNNNNNNNNNNNNNNNNNNNNNNNNNNNNNNNNNNNNNNNNNNNNNNNNNNNNNNNNNNNNNNNNNNNNNNNNNNNNNNNNNNNNNNNNNNNNNNNNNNNNNNNNNNNNNNNNNNNNNNNNNNNNNNNNNNNNNNNNNNNNNNNNNNNNNNNNNNNNNNNNNNNNNNNNNNNNNNNNNNNNNNNNNNNNNNNNNNNNNNNNNGATATGTGTATTTCTTCAATTTTtatatatctcgtttatagtgtaaacgagatatatgtatttataaataattaaatataaattttaaaaataataaaaaatattaataatttaaattagaccaaactattaaaaatagaataatagGAAAGATGTGCAATTTTAAATAATAGGAAAGATAAACAATTCATTTTAAATAATAGAGATGAACACGTTTACTTAAAAAACACATAAGTGCACCATTAAACTGCCCACTATTAATACGGTTATTTTTTTTCTAACTACCcactatttaaaaatttgaaatataatttaaatatatgtAATTTATTTGATGACCCAGTTAATGCATGTCACTATTTTATGGACATAGAATATAGAATCTTTTCTACTTAAATTATATTTCAAGTTTTTATGTACTCTCATAcaacaaataaaatttttgtggaaaagtatgaggagccaatataTGTATTGTACAATGCATACAATGgggttaaattgaaattaaaattaaattatgggtaattaattaattttgaattgtttctaatttaaaatttgaaacaaattaGGATTACCGTCAGTTGTAGAATCAAAACAACGACCTCCCTCTCTCAATACGGTGTGACCTCCATTCTCTCCATTTCTCCAAGAATCTCGCCGGTGCAGCGCCGCCACGATCACCGCCTGCCGTCCAAGTCTGTTCCGACTGGCCTCGTCGTCCGCACAGTCTACCGCCCAGCACGACGTTCCTCTCGTTTGGTCGATCTTCGCAGCAACGCAGCAACTCGAACGTCCAGCGAGGAAAGTGCGCAGCCGGTATGTGCCTTCTTCCCGATGTCGACTCGCAAGATGAAGGTGTTTCAATTGTGCTTCCTCCTTCACGCACATCACCCAGCCGAAATTCTTTAATGGAGTGTGATATGGTTGAACCGCTGAGTTGTGTTCCATCTGCCGTCGGTAATGAGAATTCATCAAATTCACATGAAAACGTAGCTGACCATTTCGTCGTCGACGGTGAGCAATCGAATAAGGTGAGCAACTTACGTTTAAAACATTGATAATGGATGGTTATTTTTCAACTGATTTAGATTTTAAATCTCAATGCAAATGgcatgtttatttttatgtttaatgcTTACCCAAATGTGATGGAGAATTTGTGATTCAACCAAATTTGTGATTGTTTTATATTGAATGGTATGCATATATATGTGGAGAATTTGCATAAATTAATTAATCATGGCATGCTTATATGATTGTTTTATAATGGTATGGTATGCTTATATGCTTCCTACATATTATATGGTATGCTTATATGCTTCCTGCATACTATATGTTTATTTTTCATGCTTATATgcttatatgtatatatgtatgcagAATTTGCATCAATTAATTAATAGTATGCTTGTATGATTGTTTTATAATGAATGGTATGCTTATATGCTTCCTGCATGTGTAAATAAGAATTTATGTATATAATTATACATGATGGTCATTGAATGAATAAAAAAAGTAACTCTAGAGTGATGCAGGCGCTAAAATCGAGGACTGAATTATGTGTATGGTAATTATATCATGTTCAGCTATGTGAGGTATAGTGACCATGGTCTTTGAAACCGAGGAACCCACTAAGTGCATGTTGATTGTGTGTACTGCATGTTAATGTATGTGATGTACAGTGTCGTTGTGAAAGAGAATAGTAGTAGATACAAGGGGGGAATATAATAGGtaaaattaaataagtaattCAATTACTATCAGTAGGTGATATTCATGCATTTTCTTCCAATCTAAAATGGGTTGGATGATGTAGTTGATATCTGTTTGTGTCGCATTGTTTGGATTGTTTAGTTAGGATTTATGTACATGATATTTACTAAGGTTTTATGTAATTAGTTTTTTTGTTTGGATTTGTGCGTTTATTTTGTAGGTCATGCCACTATCGGATGTTACTGAGGCTGGAAGTGAAGAGATGGATCTTGGTCATGAGGTTTCGACTCTAGTTTGATTTTGTATAGTCATGAACCGCATGTTTAATTTGACCATTAATGgcattgatattttttttatctgaaaCGTAGTTACCAGATCATGG contains the following coding sequences:
- the LOC110269588 gene encoding probable terpene synthase 2, whose product is MWSLYEAAQLRVHGEDILEEAHEFTYNKLKSIINQLSPSLADQINQSLGLPLHKTFSRIRARSYMSFYKENPSHDKVLLALAKLDFNMLQSLHQKEIGNITRWCKNAGFATKVTYARDRVVELFFWVVCISSESKYSTWRLILGKLLECICLLDDTYDVFGTFEELQLLTEAIKRWDINYIASLPECFTVVFNAFVEELFVDIVSLTTESGRSSLVLENVKQAVGST